From the genome of Thermoleophilia bacterium:
GCAAGAGGGCTTTCCACCAGCCGTGAGACATGCGGTGCTTTCTTGCCAAATGTGACCGTACTCTTTTCCGCACTGTCTCAACTTGCCGGTAGTCGCTGCGGGAGGCGAGTTGTCCGCCAAACAAGAGTGCGTCCACTCGCTCCGCAATACCGATCGGGACGTGAATTCCAAGATAAAGCTCGGCCAGGCGAAGCATCTCCTCGTATGTGTGACCAGGTGCGACCGGTGCTCCATAATCGGCAAGGTCTTGACGTAACAGGGCAATAGAAGCTTCAAGCCGCTTTTGCGCGGAACCAAAGTACAGGCGGCGTTGTTTCCACATGCGTCTGCCCAGTGGCCATGCGGTCACGACAACAAGTATCCCGATCACCCACGGCAACCACGGGACCCGGGTTAGCCATCCAGCCCTACCGGTGCTTGGCCCATCTTCCAGGTCTAGTCCATCCTCTAACGGGCGACCAGCCCAGCGTGGCAGTGTGGTAACTGTCTGGGGTGGTGAGGCTCCTTCGCTAGTGTAGGGGTTTACAAACCCGGGGCTTGTGGAAGAAGGGCCTGGCACCGGTAGGCTGCGCCCCGGAGTGGGATCGAATGAAACCCAGCCCACCCCGGAGAAGTACGCCTCCACCCAGGCGTGTGCATTATTGGTAAAGACCCGGTAGCGGTTTGGCCCGATCTTCTGTCCAGCGGTGAAGCCCACAGCGACTCTTGCAGGGATATCGTTGTAGCGCAAGAGAATGGCCATAGAACCAGCGAAGTGCTGACAGTAACCAGCCCGAGTGTCGAACAAGAAAGCCGCGTAGGGAGAGGAGTAATCGCTGGCTGGGGGAGCAAGAGTGTAAGTGTAGTTTCGTCTAAGGTACTGCTCGATGCGCAAGGCGATTTCGTAGGGGTCCGTCGCGCCTTCTGTGATCTTCTGGTTAAGGTCGTAGAGATCAACCCACTCTCTGGTTTCGCCGAGGGCCATTTCTCTCCAAGGCGCGCTGCCGGCTATGTCGGCCCAGCTGGGGTCTGGAGGGCCGCCATGCCACATGAGCGTGCGCCAAGTTTCAGCTGGATCAAGCCCCGAATTGCCCCCCGTGATCTCGCTCAGGCGCGGGAAGGGAAGAAGGAGATAGCTGTCTATGTCAACAGACTCAGGATAGTCCCTGGGCCGACCGACGAGAGAGGAAGGGGCCACTATCGGCTGGACGACTGCCACACTGTAGTCAAAAACAGGGCCTAGCGGCTGGCTGGTGCGAAGCGTTCGGGTATCGTTCATCCTGAGGGGCAGTTTGCTGTCAACCGTGACAAAGACAGGGTCGCCTCCTGTAAACAAGTAGTTGGTGTAAAGCGCATAGCCGCGAAAACGCTGGTATGTGCTTATTCCCTGCGGCCTAGGATCTGGCGCAGGGACATTGTATGCGTACGTTGTCTTTGCTCCCTCGCCACGCGGCTCCGGCTCAAGCTCGGTGATAAAGGCCTTCGTAGTCACCCAGGCTGTACCAGTAAAGTGATCGAGTG
Proteins encoded in this window:
- a CDS encoding DUF3488 and transglutaminase-like domain-containing protein, whose translation is MKAASRLLYVACFAGLAAIAAVALDGALSPSNKADMLRAALMATLCASAGLINRRLWPLAVVLLPVGCYLFLRITLPLPAWVEQISEQYRFYTHELYLGSVAYRTALFPLNLKEHPELGLLVAFALYWTAGAAAFCALSLRKALPGTAILLVVLGFGLTVDQTQRKTWLLLVFLAVAAGLLALEKTADRGLWQPRRLLAGLGVGALAGAVALALLLTVPSAAAKPLKDWRTWDPFKQHGAGNVFTFSWLENYPRLLDPANNAPVMDVESPNPSYWRAAALDHFTGTAWVTTKAFITELEPEPRGEGAKTTYAYNVPAPDPRPQGISTYQRFRGYALYTNYLFTGGDPVFVTVDSKLPLRMNDTRTLRTSQPLGPVFDYSVAVVQPIVAPSSLVGRPRDYPESVDIDSYLLLPFPRLSEITGGNSGLDPAETWRTLMWHGGPPDPSWADIAGSAPWREMALGETREWVDLYDLNQKITEGATDPYEIALRIEQYLRRNYTYTLAPPASDYSSPYAAFLFDTRAGYCQHFAGSMAILLRYNDIPARVAVGFTAGQKIGPNRYRVFTNNAHAWVEAYFSGVGWVSFDPTPGRSLPVPGPSSTSPGFVNPYTSEGASPPQTVTTLPRWAGRPLEDGLDLEDGPSTGRAGWLTRVPWLPWVIGILVVVTAWPLGRRMWKQRRLYFGSAQKRLEASIALLRQDLADYGAPVAPGHTYEEMLRLAELYLGIHVPIGIAERVDALLFGGQLASRSDYRQVETVRKRVRSHLARKHRMSHGWWKALLLYYGLQPAAESLSPDIQ